A region of Streptomyces sp. NBC_01267 DNA encodes the following proteins:
- a CDS encoding snapalysin family zinc-dependent metalloprotease, with the protein MIKRAAAVAALIPAVLGVTSGAASAHPAPKATAAVVTLTYDASRAGQWAGAITQGAQNWNAAAHNVHLQPASSPSSANFVYVATSGWPQTTLGPIVPGGSRGQVQLGQEAVDEGYDMTRIAAHETGHILGLPDDYSGPCAELMSGHGPGTSCTNAEPSAAEAAQVDRNYAAGAAAVSPKRQQIVIDAWPAPVHAGAH; encoded by the coding sequence ATGATCAAGCGAGCAGCAGCCGTGGCGGCACTGATCCCGGCCGTGCTGGGCGTGACATCCGGTGCCGCTTCGGCGCACCCGGCGCCGAAGGCGACCGCAGCGGTGGTCACTCTGACCTACGACGCCAGTCGGGCAGGACAGTGGGCGGGCGCGATCACGCAAGGCGCGCAGAACTGGAACGCGGCGGCACACAACGTGCACCTGCAGCCGGCGAGTTCGCCCAGCTCGGCCAACTTCGTCTACGTGGCGACCAGCGGCTGGCCCCAGACGACGCTCGGGCCGATCGTCCCGGGCGGCAGCAGAGGCCAGGTGCAACTGGGCCAGGAGGCGGTCGACGAGGGCTACGACATGACCCGGATCGCGGCGCACGAAACCGGGCACATCCTCGGGCTGCCGGACGACTACAGCGGGCCGTGCGCGGAGCTGATGTCCGGCCACGGCCCCGGCACGTCGTGCACCAACGCCGAGCCGAGCGCGGCCGAGGCGGCGCAGGTCGACCGGAACTACGCGGCGGGCGCCGCGGCGGTGAGCCCGAAGCGGCAGCAGATCGTGATCGACGCCTGGCCCGCACCGGTCCACGCCGGCGCGCACTGA
- a CDS encoding DNA polymerase III subunit gamma and tau, with the protein MSSLALYRRYRPESFAEVIGQEHVTAPLQQALRNNRVNHAYLFSGPRGCGKTTSARILARCLNCEQGPTPTPCGECQSCQDLARNGPGSIDVIEIDAASHGGVDDARDLREKAFFGPAGSRYKIYIIDEAHMVTSAGFNALLKVVEEPPEHLKFIFATTEPEKVIGTIRSRTHHYPFRLVPPGTLRDYLGEVCGQEGAQVADGVLPLVVRAGAGSVRDSMSVMDQLLAGAGEEGVTYAMATSLLGYTDGTLLDAVIDAFASSDGAAAFELVDQVIERGNDPRRFVADLLERLRDLVILAAVPDAGEKGLIDAPADVVARMQAQASVFGAAELSRAADLVNTGLTEMRGATSPRLQLELICARVLLPAAFDDERSMQARLDRLERGGTFVSGGQGPTMGYVPGPEAHPATPVAPGGGPAAARAAARGDAGGGAGVGPGMPGASGASGGPGTSGAPVAPPVAAAPAPQTAPAPQDAPAPQQVPPAQPAAAPAARQPGAWPGAAAPAGRPDRPAESPRPAGSWPSAAAPGQGQPAPAAPPAASAPGAPPAAPAPGTAQGAAQVRNMWPDILEAVKNRRRFTWILLSQNAQVAGFDGTTLQLGFPNPGARDNFASSGSEDVLKQVLADQFHVQWRVDAIVDPSGGTQPPGGSNHPGPGGSSPAPQRPAPQDRAPAAPAPGPAPQQPAPEPQQHQRPQAFREPPPPPADQPPSVSLEDDTPEDDDPDLVDSALSGHDLIVRELGATVVEEYTNE; encoded by the coding sequence GTGTCGTCCCTTGCGCTGTACCGCCGCTACCGTCCCGAGTCGTTCGCCGAGGTCATCGGGCAGGAGCACGTCACTGCCCCGTTGCAGCAGGCCCTGCGGAACAACCGGGTCAACCACGCGTACCTGTTCAGCGGGCCGCGGGGCTGCGGCAAGACGACCAGTGCGCGCATCCTGGCCCGCTGTCTGAACTGCGAGCAGGGGCCCACGCCCACGCCGTGCGGGGAGTGCCAGTCGTGCCAGGACCTGGCGCGGAACGGGCCGGGTTCGATCGACGTCATCGAGATCGACGCGGCTTCGCACGGTGGCGTGGACGACGCCCGTGACCTGCGCGAGAAGGCGTTCTTCGGGCCCGCGGGCAGCCGGTACAAGATCTACATCATCGACGAGGCGCACATGGTCACGTCGGCCGGTTTCAACGCGTTGCTGAAGGTGGTCGAGGAGCCGCCGGAGCACCTCAAGTTCATCTTCGCGACCACCGAGCCCGAGAAGGTCATCGGGACGATCCGGTCGCGTACGCACCACTACCCCTTCCGGCTGGTGCCGCCCGGCACGCTGCGCGACTACCTCGGCGAGGTGTGCGGGCAGGAGGGGGCCCAGGTCGCCGACGGTGTGCTGCCGCTGGTGGTGCGCGCCGGGGCGGGGTCCGTGCGTGACTCCATGTCCGTGATGGACCAGTTGCTGGCCGGTGCGGGCGAGGAAGGTGTGACGTACGCCATGGCGACGTCCCTCCTCGGCTACACGGACGGGACGCTGCTCGACGCCGTGATCGACGCTTTCGCGTCCTCGGACGGGGCGGCTGCCTTCGAGCTGGTCGACCAAGTCATCGAGCGGGGCAACGATCCCCGCAGGTTCGTGGCCGATCTGCTGGAGCGACTGCGCGATCTGGTGATCCTGGCCGCTGTGCCCGACGCGGGGGAGAAGGGGCTGATCGACGCCCCGGCCGATGTCGTGGCGCGGATGCAGGCGCAGGCCTCGGTGTTCGGCGCCGCGGAGCTGAGCCGGGCCGCCGACCTGGTCAACACCGGGCTGACCGAGATGCGCGGGGCGACTTCGCCGCGGCTCCAGCTGGAGTTGATCTGCGCGCGGGTGCTGCTGCCCGCCGCGTTCGACGACGAGCGGTCCATGCAGGCCCGGTTGGACCGGCTGGAGCGCGGTGGCACCTTCGTGTCCGGCGGGCAGGGGCCCACGATGGGATACGTGCCGGGACCCGAGGCACATCCCGCGACGCCGGTGGCGCCGGGCGGTGGGCCCGCGGCTGCGCGTGCCGCGGCGCGCGGGGATGCCGGTGGTGGTGCGGGTGTTGGCCCTGGGATGCCTGGTGCGTCCGGTGCGTCCGGTGGGCCTGGCACGTCCGGTGCGCCTGTGGCGCCTCCCGTGGCTGCCGCGCCCGCCCCTCAGACCGCGCCCGCTCCCCAGGACGCCCCCGCACCTCAGCAGGTCCCACCCGCGCAGCCCGCCGCCGCCCCCGCCGCCCGGCAGCCCGGAGCCTGGCCGGGAGCCGCCGCTCCCGCCGGTCGGCCCGACCGGCCCGCCGAGTCCCCGCGTCCCGCCGGAAGCTGGCCGTCCGCCGCCGCGCCCGGACAGGGACAGCCCGCACCCGCGGCGCCTCCGGCCGCTTCCGCTCCGGGAGCCCCGCCCGCCGCCCCCGCGCCCGGTACGGCGCAGGGCGCCGCCCAGGTGCGGAACATGTGGCCCGACATCCTCGAAGCCGTCAAGAACCGCCGGCGCTTCACCTGGATCCTGCTCAGCCAGAACGCCCAGGTCGCCGGGTTCGACGGCACCACCCTCCAGCTCGGCTTCCCGAACCCGGGCGCCCGGGACAACTTCGCGTCCAGCGGCAGCGAGGACGTACTGAAGCAGGTGCTCGCCGACCAGTTCCATGTGCAGTGGCGGGTCGACGCGATCGTCGATCCCTCGGGCGGTACGCAGCCGCCCGGTGGCAGCAATCACCCCGGCCCCGGCGGTTCCAGCCCCGCCCCGCAGCGCCCGGCACCCCAGGACCGGGCCCCGGCCGCGCCCGCACCCGGTCCCGCACCGCAGCAGCCCGCTCCGGAGCCGCAGCAGCACCAGAGGCCCCAGGCGTTCAGAGAGCCCCCGCCCCCGCCCGCGGACCAGCCGCCGTCCGTCTCACTGGAGGACGACACCCCCGAGGACGACGATCCCGACCTCGTCGACTCGGCGCTCTCCGGCCACGACCTGATCGTGCGGGAGCTCGGAGCGACGGTGGTGGAGGAATATACGAACGAGTAG
- the purD gene encoding phosphoribosylamine--glycine ligase codes for MKVLVIGGGAREHALCRSLSLDSEVTSLHCAPGNAGIAEVAELHPVDPLDGADVARLATELEAGLVVVGPEAPLVAGVADAVRGAGIPCFGPTREAAQLEGSKAFAKDVMAAANVPTARAYVCTTPAEIDAALDAFGAPYVVKDDGLAAGKGVVVTSDVQAARAHALACESVVIEEFLDGPEVSLFAITDGTTVLPLQPAQDFKRALDGDEGPNTGGMGAYSPLPWAGPELVEEVMASVLQPTVDELRRRGTPFAGLLYAGLAITSRGVRVIEFNARFGDPETQVVLARLKTPLAGVLLNAANGTLDSEPPLNWRDDAAVTVVIASHNYPDTPRTGDRIEGLDEVAAQDAPDAYVLHAGTRQDGDAVVSAGGRVLSVTATGADLAVARERAYTALGRVRLDGAQHRTDIAAKAAGI; via the coding sequence GTGAAGGTCCTTGTCATCGGCGGCGGCGCCCGCGAACACGCCCTGTGCCGCTCTCTTTCCCTCGACTCCGAAGTCACCTCCCTGCACTGTGCCCCCGGTAACGCGGGCATCGCGGAGGTGGCCGAGCTGCACCCGGTCGACCCGCTGGACGGCGCCGACGTCGCCCGGCTGGCGACCGAGCTGGAGGCCGGGCTCGTGGTCGTCGGACCCGAGGCTCCCCTGGTCGCCGGGGTCGCCGACGCGGTGCGCGGAGCGGGCATCCCCTGCTTCGGGCCGACCCGGGAAGCGGCGCAGCTGGAAGGGTCCAAGGCCTTCGCCAAGGATGTGATGGCGGCGGCGAACGTACCCACCGCGCGCGCCTACGTGTGCACCACCCCCGCCGAGATCGACGCGGCGCTGGACGCCTTCGGCGCTCCGTACGTGGTCAAGGACGACGGCCTCGCCGCGGGCAAGGGCGTCGTCGTGACCTCCGACGTCCAGGCCGCCCGCGCCCATGCGCTGGCCTGCGAGAGCGTCGTCATCGAGGAGTTCCTGGACGGCCCCGAGGTCTCCCTGTTCGCGATCACCGACGGTACGACCGTCCTTCCGCTCCAGCCCGCGCAGGACTTCAAGCGGGCGCTGGACGGCGACGAGGGTCCGAATACCGGTGGCATGGGCGCGTACTCCCCGCTCCCCTGGGCCGGCCCCGAGCTGGTCGAGGAGGTCATGGCGTCCGTCCTCCAGCCGACCGTCGACGAGCTGCGCCGCCGGGGCACCCCGTTCGCGGGCCTGCTGTACGCGGGCCTCGCGATCACCTCGCGCGGGGTACGGGTCATCGAGTTCAACGCCCGCTTCGGCGACCCCGAGACCCAGGTGGTGCTGGCCCGGCTGAAGACCCCGCTGGCCGGCGTCCTGCTGAACGCGGCCAACGGCACGCTCGACAGCGAGCCCCCGCTGAACTGGCGCGACGACGCGGCCGTCACGGTGGTCATCGCCTCGCACAACTACCCGGACACCCCGCGCACCGGCGACCGGATCGAGGGCCTCGACGAGGTGGCGGCGCAGGATGCGCCCGATGCGTACGTCCTGCACGCCGGGACCCGGCAGGACGGCGACGCCGTCGTGAGCGCCGGGGGCCGGGTGCTGTCGGTGACCGCGACCGGTGCGGACCTGGCCGTGGCCCGTGAGCGTGCCTACACGGCGCTGGGCCGGGTACGGCTCGACGGGGCGCAGCATCGTACGGACATCGCGGCGAAGGCCGCAGGCATCTGA
- a CDS encoding N,N-dimethylformamidase beta subunit family domain-containing protein: MGAEQIRRWESGALAHAVSDPFGQGPLPWLRGSENYFDDTGHVVPWYADPDAAHQHSGGPRTADDVKRQIKGFASTGAAAPGEAIDFHVTVDPPQQFSVDIYRIGHYGGDGAAKITTSPRLSGIVQPAPLTADRTVSCHHWWLSWRLQIPSYWSIGAYVAVLTTADGYRSHIPFTVRDSHPADLLLLLPDVTWQAYNLYPEDGHTGASLYHAWDSGGRLLGEEDAATTVSFDRPYAGAGLPLHVGHAYDFIRWAERYGYDLAYADARDLHAGRIDPTRYRGLVFPGHDEYWSVPMRRTTELAREQGTSLVFLSANTMYWQVELAPSPSGVADRLLTCRKRRGPGKSALWREIDRPEQQLLGIQYAGRVPESSPLIVRNAAHWLWDATGAAEGDELPGLVAGEADRYFPRTALPKHEGRMLLAHSPYRDSEGAVRHQETSLYRAPSGSFVFASGTFAWSPALDRPGHVDPRVQRATANLLDRICKRE, from the coding sequence ATGGGGGCGGAGCAGATCCGGCGCTGGGAATCGGGGGCCCTCGCCCACGCCGTCTCGGATCCGTTCGGCCAGGGCCCGCTGCCCTGGCTCCGCGGCAGTGAGAACTACTTCGACGACACCGGCCATGTCGTCCCCTGGTACGCCGACCCGGACGCCGCACACCAGCACTCCGGTGGCCCCCGCACCGCCGACGACGTGAAGCGGCAGATCAAGGGCTTCGCCTCCACGGGCGCCGCCGCGCCCGGCGAGGCCATCGACTTCCACGTCACCGTCGACCCGCCCCAGCAGTTCTCCGTCGACATCTACCGCATCGGCCACTACGGCGGCGACGGCGCCGCGAAGATCACCACCAGCCCCCGCCTCTCCGGCATCGTCCAGCCGGCCCCGCTCACCGCCGACCGCACGGTCTCCTGCCACCACTGGTGGCTCTCCTGGCGCCTCCAGATCCCGTCGTACTGGTCGATCGGGGCGTACGTCGCCGTGCTCACCACCGCCGACGGCTACCGCTCGCACATCCCGTTCACGGTCCGCGACAGCCACCCGGCCGATCTGCTCCTCCTGCTGCCGGACGTGACCTGGCAGGCGTACAACCTCTACCCGGAGGACGGCCACACCGGCGCCAGCCTGTACCACGCCTGGGACAGCGGGGGCCGGCTGCTCGGCGAGGAGGATGCCGCCACCACGGTCTCCTTCGACCGGCCGTACGCGGGCGCCGGCCTGCCCCTGCACGTGGGCCACGCCTACGACTTCATCCGCTGGGCCGAACGGTACGGCTACGACCTCGCCTACGCCGACGCCCGCGACCTGCACGCGGGCCGTATCGACCCGACCCGCTACCGCGGCCTGGTCTTCCCCGGCCACGACGAGTACTGGTCGGTGCCCATGCGGCGCACCACGGAACTCGCCCGTGAGCAAGGCACCTCCCTCGTCTTCCTCTCCGCCAACACCATGTACTGGCAGGTGGAGCTCGCCCCTTCGCCCTCCGGCGTCGCCGACCGCCTGCTCACCTGCCGGAAGCGCCGCGGCCCCGGCAAGTCCGCGCTCTGGCGGGAGATCGACCGGCCCGAACAGCAGCTCCTCGGCATCCAGTACGCGGGACGCGTCCCCGAGTCGAGCCCCCTGATCGTGCGCAACGCCGCACACTGGCTCTGGGACGCGACCGGCGCGGCCGAGGGGGACGAACTCCCCGGGCTGGTCGCGGGCGAGGCCGACCGCTACTTCCCGCGTACCGCGCTCCCGAAGCACGAAGGCCGGATGCTGCTCGCCCACTCGCCGTACCGGGACAGCGAAGGGGCCGTGCGCCACCAGGAGACGTCCCTCTACCGCGCCCCCTCGGGCTCGTTCGTCTTCGCCTCGGGCACCTTCGCCTGGTCCCCCGCGCTGGACCGCCCCGGCCATGTGGACCCCCGTGTCCAGCGCGCGACGGCCAACCTCCTGGACCGGATCTGCAAGCGCGAATGA
- a CDS encoding phosphoribosylaminoimidazolesuccinocarboxamide synthase, protein MSGFVEKPEPLQVPGLVHLHTGKVRDLYQNEAGDLVMVASDRMSAFDWVLPTEIPDKGRVLTQLSLWWFDQLADLVPHHVISTDLPAGAPADWAGRTLICKSLRMVPVECVARGYLTGSGLVEYNEHRTVCGLALPEGLSDGSELPAPIFTPATKAAVGEHDENVSYEEVARQVGAETAFELRRTTLDVYGRARDIARERGIILADTKFEFGYDGDRLVIADEVLTPDSSRFWPIAGWQPGRAQPSYDKQYVRDWLTSEVSGWDRKSEQPPPALPQEIVDATRAKYLEAYELLTGTPWS, encoded by the coding sequence GTGTCCGGATTCGTAGAAAAGCCCGAGCCGCTTCAGGTACCGGGCCTGGTACACCTGCACACCGGCAAGGTGCGCGATCTGTACCAGAACGAGGCGGGCGACCTCGTGATGGTCGCCAGCGACCGCATGTCCGCGTTCGACTGGGTGCTGCCCACCGAGATCCCCGACAAGGGCCGGGTCCTCACCCAGCTGTCGCTCTGGTGGTTCGACCAGCTCGCGGACCTCGTACCGCACCACGTCATCTCCACCGACCTCCCGGCCGGCGCCCCCGCCGACTGGGCCGGCCGCACCCTGATCTGCAAGTCGCTGCGGATGGTCCCGGTCGAGTGCGTCGCACGCGGCTACCTCACCGGCTCCGGCCTGGTGGAGTACAACGAGCACCGCACCGTCTGCGGTCTCGCGCTCCCCGAGGGCCTGAGCGACGGCTCGGAACTGCCCGCGCCGATCTTCACGCCCGCGACCAAGGCGGCCGTCGGCGAACACGACGAGAACGTGAGTTACGAGGAGGTCGCCCGCCAGGTCGGTGCCGAGACCGCCTTCGAGCTGCGCCGGACGACCCTCGACGTGTACGGCCGGGCCCGCGACATCGCGCGCGAGCGGGGCATCATCCTCGCCGACACGAAGTTCGAGTTCGGCTACGACGGCGACCGACTCGTCATCGCCGACGAGGTGTTGACCCCGGACTCGTCCCGCTTCTGGCCGATCGCGGGCTGGCAGCCGGGCCGTGCGCAGCCCTCGTACGACAAGCAGTACGTCCGCGACTGGCTGACCTCGGAGGTCTCCGGCTGGGACCGCAAGAGCGAGCAGCCGCCGCCCGCGCTCCCGCAGGAGATCGTGGACGCGACCCGCGCCAAGTACCTGGAGGCGTACGAGCTGCTGACCGGGACGCCCTGGTCGTAG
- a CDS encoding response regulator transcription factor, which yields MTGSVRPGAGSAGPVRVLLADDEHLIRGALAALLGLEDDLVVVAEAASGPEALAMARAHRPDVAVLDLQMPGADGVSVATALRGELPECRCMIVTSHGRPGHLKRALSAGVRAFVPKTVSAQKLAEIIRTVRAGGRYVDQELAADAISAGDSPLTVREAEVLELAADGAPVAEIAERASLSPGTVRNYLSSAATKLGAENRHTAVRLARQRGWV from the coding sequence GTGACCGGGTCCGTACGGCCGGGGGCCGGGAGCGCGGGTCCGGTACGGGTGCTGCTCGCCGACGACGAGCACCTCATCCGGGGCGCGCTCGCCGCGCTGCTCGGGCTGGAGGACGACCTCGTGGTGGTCGCCGAGGCCGCGTCCGGGCCCGAGGCGCTCGCGATGGCACGGGCGCACCGGCCCGATGTCGCGGTGCTGGATCTTCAGATGCCGGGGGCCGACGGTGTGAGTGTGGCCACAGCTCTGCGCGGTGAACTCCCGGAGTGCCGCTGCATGATCGTCACCAGCCACGGCCGTCCCGGCCATCTGAAGCGGGCGCTCTCGGCGGGGGTGCGGGCGTTCGTACCGAAGACGGTGTCCGCGCAGAAGCTGGCCGAGATCATCCGGACGGTGCGGGCCGGAGGGCGTTATGTGGACCAGGAGTTGGCCGCCGACGCGATCTCCGCCGGGGACTCGCCGCTGACCGTGCGGGAGGCGGAGGTGCTGGAACTGGCGGCGGACGGCGCACCGGTCGCGGAGATCGCCGAGCGGGCCTCGCTGTCGCCGGGGACGGTACGGAACTACCTGTCGTCGGCCGCGACCAAGCTGGGGGCCGAAAACCGTCACACCGCAGTGCGTCTCGCGCGCCAGCGAGGTTGGGTATAG
- a CDS encoding sensor histidine kinase, translating into MLTWIRGWRAREGLAQIDLYTRGTLLVLLWMTVAVQVMLSVTGPVRHSDAPVPLIVASCLVAVAQGVCGNVLVPAALGEYLGVGAVPRRLVALAAGLLAADVVAVLALTSAVGMVRVPGVTLLVCVTLVPFSMAHCLVVRRRTTFLVQLALLIGVCGVVALLGQGALALGCAISIVFGPGWFTLAVRCSAWHLGMMWQLQQAKNVQAQLAVAEERLRFGRDLHDVMGRNLAVIALKSELAVQLARREQQRCAEHGSERGPGRGSGHGERSAAMEQMAEVQRIAQESQREVRAVVRGYREADLAVELDGARGVLEAAGIECAVSGPVDGLSGAVQSALGWVVREAATNVLRHGDARRCAIEVSRSGSDATLTVENDGADAAAGADGTSGSGLAGLRERLTALDGTLVAGPAGGGRFRLTAEVPLGAVPGRGAEALGAVRDRGTEAAA; encoded by the coding sequence GTGCTGACGTGGATACGGGGATGGCGGGCGCGTGAGGGGCTCGCCCAGATCGACCTCTACACGCGCGGGACGTTGCTCGTCCTGCTCTGGATGACGGTCGCCGTCCAGGTGATGCTGTCGGTGACCGGGCCGGTCCGGCACTCCGACGCTCCTGTCCCGCTGATCGTCGCGTCCTGTCTGGTCGCGGTGGCCCAGGGCGTGTGCGGGAACGTGCTGGTCCCGGCGGCGCTGGGCGAGTACCTGGGCGTCGGGGCCGTCCCCCGGCGGCTGGTCGCGCTGGCGGCCGGGCTGCTGGCGGCGGACGTGGTGGCCGTGCTGGCGCTCACCTCGGCGGTGGGAATGGTCCGGGTCCCGGGCGTGACGCTGCTGGTGTGCGTCACGCTGGTGCCGTTCTCGATGGCGCACTGCCTGGTCGTGCGGCGGCGGACCACCTTCCTGGTGCAACTGGCCCTGCTGATCGGCGTGTGCGGGGTGGTGGCGCTGCTCGGGCAGGGTGCCCTGGCGCTCGGCTGCGCGATCTCCATCGTCTTCGGGCCCGGGTGGTTCACCCTCGCGGTGCGCTGTTCCGCCTGGCACCTGGGCATGATGTGGCAGCTCCAGCAGGCGAAGAACGTACAGGCGCAGTTGGCGGTCGCGGAGGAACGCCTGCGGTTCGGGCGGGACCTGCACGATGTGATGGGGCGCAATCTGGCGGTGATCGCGCTGAAGAGCGAGCTGGCGGTCCAGCTGGCCCGGCGCGAACAGCAGCGATGCGCGGAGCACGGCTCTGAGCGTGGCCCGGGGCGCGGCTCGGGGCACGGCGAGCGGTCGGCGGCGATGGAGCAGATGGCCGAGGTGCAGCGCATCGCGCAGGAGTCGCAGCGGGAGGTACGTGCAGTGGTGCGTGGGTACCGGGAGGCCGATCTGGCCGTCGAACTGGACGGTGCGCGCGGGGTGTTGGAGGCCGCGGGGATCGAGTGCGCGGTCTCGGGGCCGGTGGACGGCCTCTCGGGGGCCGTCCAGTCGGCGCTCGGCTGGGTGGTGCGGGAGGCGGCGACCAATGTGCTGCGGCACGGGGACGCCCGGCGCTGCGCGATCGAGGTGTCCCGTTCGGGGTCGGACGCCACGCTGACCGTCGAGAACGACGGCGCCGACGCGGCGGCCGGCGCCGACGGCACGTCCGGTTCGGGTCTCGCCGGGCTGCGGGAGCGGCTGACCGCCCTGGACGGCACCCTGGTGGCGGGCCCGGCCGGGGGCGGACGGTTCCGGCTGACCGCCGAGGTCCCGCTGGGCGCGGTGCCCGGCCGGGGTGCGGAGGCGCTGGGCGCCGTACGTGACCGGGGTACGGAGGCTGCCGCGTGA
- a CDS encoding ABC transporter permease: protein MSAPVTVPTDSDRNVLRRYVPHTGRMAALARAELTQLGRSKASLFTMVVLPVFMTVVISSTTTQKSLDRAGLTAGAVLLPGAIGFSMLFALYNGVVSVLVVRREQLVLKRLRTGEARDIEILAGGALPSAVIALVQCALLTAGCAVVFDMGLPPAPLLMAAGVVLGVAMLTALGAATAGVTRSAEAAQLTIIPMMLLSMAGSGVIVPLEVFPDKLASVCELLPLTPVVELVRGAWTGSASVYDALGHMLTAVAWTVLAVFAVKRWFRWEPRR, encoded by the coding sequence ATGAGCGCACCGGTCACGGTCCCGACGGACAGCGACAGGAACGTACTGCGGAGGTACGTGCCGCACACCGGACGGATGGCAGCGCTGGCCCGCGCCGAGCTGACGCAGCTGGGGCGCAGCAAGGCCTCGCTCTTCACCATGGTGGTGCTGCCCGTCTTCATGACCGTCGTCATCTCGTCGACGACGACCCAGAAGAGCCTGGACAGGGCCGGGCTGACAGCGGGCGCGGTGCTGCTGCCCGGGGCCATCGGGTTCTCGATGCTCTTCGCCCTCTACAACGGGGTGGTCAGCGTGCTGGTGGTCCGCCGCGAGCAGTTGGTGCTCAAACGGCTGCGTACCGGCGAGGCGCGGGACATCGAGATCCTCGCCGGGGGTGCGCTGCCCTCCGCGGTCATCGCGCTGGTGCAGTGCGCGCTGCTGACGGCCGGCTGTGCGGTGGTCTTCGACATGGGGCTGCCGCCCGCTCCGCTGCTCATGGCCGCCGGCGTCGTCCTGGGGGTCGCGATGCTGACCGCGCTGGGGGCGGCCACCGCGGGGGTCACCAGGTCCGCCGAGGCCGCTCAGCTGACGATCATCCCGATGATGCTGCTGTCGATGGCCGGTTCGGGGGTGATCGTGCCGCTGGAGGTCTTTCCCGACAAGCTGGCCTCGGTCTGCGAACTGCTGCCGCTGACACCGGTGGTGGAGCTGGTACGGGGCGCTTGGACGGGGTCGGCGTCCGTGTACGACGCCCTGGGGCACATGCTGACGGCGGTGGCCTGGACGGTGCTGGCGGTGTTTGCTGTAAAGCGCTGGTTCCGCTGGGAACCGCGTCGCTGA
- a CDS encoding ABC transporter ATP-binding protein, whose product MTDVIEVADLRRTYAGGFEAVAGVSFSVAAGELFALLGTNGAGKTSTMELLEGLAQPSGGRVRVLGHDPYSERAAVRPRTGVMLQEGGFPPELTVAETVRMWAGCTSGARPVGEALEKVGLGGRSAVRVKQLSGGEKRRLDLAMALLGRPEVLFLDEPTTGLDPEGRRETWDLVRELRDDGTTVLLTTHYLEEAEELADRLAILHKGRIAAEGRVDEVVGSQPSHISFALPGGLAVGDLPPLGTYVRTGGEVQLRTSVLQHAATELLVWARDNAIELRGLDVRSASLEEAFLGIAQEQEAAR is encoded by the coding sequence ATGACAGATGTGATCGAGGTCGCAGATCTACGACGCACCTACGCGGGCGGTTTCGAAGCCGTCGCCGGTGTCTCCTTCTCGGTAGCGGCCGGGGAACTCTTCGCGCTGCTCGGGACCAACGGCGCGGGCAAGACCTCCACGATGGAGTTGCTGGAGGGCCTGGCCCAGCCGAGCGGCGGCCGGGTGCGGGTGCTCGGGCACGACCCGTACAGCGAGCGCGCCGCCGTCCGGCCGCGTACCGGGGTGATGCTCCAGGAGGGCGGGTTCCCGCCGGAACTGACGGTCGCCGAGACCGTACGGATGTGGGCGGGCTGCACGAGCGGCGCGCGCCCCGTCGGCGAGGCCCTGGAGAAGGTGGGGCTCGGCGGGCGGTCGGCGGTCCGGGTGAAGCAGCTCTCCGGCGGCGAGAAGCGACGCCTGGACCTGGCGATGGCGCTGCTGGGACGCCCCGAGGTGCTCTTCCTCGACGAGCCGACGACCGGCCTCGACCCCGAAGGGCGCCGGGAGACCTGGGACTTGGTGCGTGAGCTGCGCGACGACGGTACGACCGTCCTGCTGACCACGCACTATCTGGAGGAGGCCGAGGAGCTGGCGGACCGGCTGGCGATCCTGCACAAGGGACGGATCGCCGCCGAGGGGCGGGTGGACGAGGTGGTGGGCTCGCAGCCCTCGCACATCTCGTTCGCCCTGCCCGGCGGGCTCGCGGTCGGCGACCTGCCGCCGCTGGGGACGTATGTCCGTACCGGCGGGGAGGTGCAGCTGCGGACCTCCGTACTGCAGCACGCCGCCACCGAACTCCTGGTGTGGGCCAGGGACAACGCCATCGAGCTGCGGGGGCTCGATGTGCGGTCGGCCTCGTTGGAGGAAGCATTTCTGGGCATCGCACAGGAGCAGGAGGCCGCGCGATGA
- a CDS encoding histone-like nucleoid-structuring protein Lsr2, with amino-acid sequence MAQRVVVTLSDDIDGGEAAETVTFGLDGKSYEIDLNTANAKKLRKALAPFLEAARKQSKSGKAYRHTSVAPDPAAVRAWARSNKMDVPARGRIPKKVYEAFNAAG; translated from the coding sequence GTGGCTCAGCGAGTAGTGGTCACGCTCTCCGACGACATCGACGGCGGAGAAGCGGCGGAAACGGTCACCTTCGGTCTCGACGGGAAGTCGTACGAGATCGACCTCAATACCGCCAATGCAAAGAAACTGCGCAAGGCGCTGGCCCCCTTCCTGGAGGCAGCCCGAAAGCAGTCGAAGTCGGGCAAGGCGTACCGGCACACCTCGGTGGCCCCCGACCCGGCGGCCGTCCGCGCCTGGGCGCGGTCCAACAAGATGGACGTGCCGGCCCGCGGGCGCATCCCGAAGAAGGTCTACGAGGCGTTCAACGCGGCGGGCTGA